A single Verrucomicrobiia bacterium DNA region contains:
- a CDS encoding DUF4141 domain-containing protein has translation MTLGVTVSARAQWVVFDPTAQMQSIMNTAQEIAQFVKVIQNQVQQIQTLNDQLNEFKHYESLFGDPKAVLLTTVQPLVTDLRKTELGQTLTALEGAADAGQAMLYDANGLFSSIGTTFTTPNGATVTRRESPYLPVAAVQKTTDNFLSVTTDATARRVALKEEIARTTTALKNATTDAEVQKLTGVLIGLSSALNNTDYEINQATASALVQDVANRNEAQRQIEAKKEQQHAEFTEAVQKYGQTFRLVNAPTAFPTQ, from the coding sequence GTGACGCTCGGCGTCACGGTATCGGCCCGCGCGCAATGGGTGGTCTTTGACCCCACCGCGCAGATGCAATCCATCATGAACACCGCGCAGGAAATCGCGCAATTCGTGAAGGTCATTCAAAACCAGGTCCAGCAGATCCAGACGCTCAACGACCAACTGAACGAGTTCAAGCACTACGAGAGCCTGTTCGGCGATCCCAAAGCCGTCCTTCTCACAACGGTTCAACCGCTGGTCACCGATTTGCGGAAGACTGAACTCGGCCAGACGCTCACGGCGCTCGAAGGGGCTGCGGATGCGGGCCAGGCCATGCTCTATGACGCCAACGGCCTGTTCAGCAGCATCGGCACGACGTTTACCACTCCGAACGGAGCAACCGTCACCCGCCGCGAATCGCCGTATCTGCCGGTCGCGGCCGTGCAGAAGACGACGGACAACTTTTTGTCTGTCACTACAGACGCCACCGCCAGGCGTGTTGCGCTGAAGGAGGAAATTGCCCGGACCACTACAGCGCTCAAGAACGCCACCACCGACGCGGAGGTGCAGAAGTTGACCGGCGTTCTCATCGGCCTGTCGTCAGCGCTCAACAACACGGACTACGAAATCAATCAGGCCACCGCGTCGGCGCTGGTTCAGGACGTGGCCAATCGCAACGAGGCGCAGCGCCAGATCGAGGCGAAGAAAGAGCAACAGCACGCCGAGTTCACCGAGGCGGTGCAGAAATACGGGCAGACCTTCCGCCTGGTGAATGCGCCCACCGCATTCCCAACCCAGTAA